A DNA window from Porites lutea chromosome 6, jaPorLute2.1, whole genome shotgun sequence contains the following coding sequences:
- the LOC140942117 gene encoding galanin receptor 2a-like: protein MAEENFTRDNNQSTIQELYCSAEFTGEVHQELIALSVVNIFLSTTAVLGNTLILVALHRASSLHPPSKLLCRNLAATGLCVGCIVEPLQVSYWISAVDEIWNICQFTAVANYITGYILCSVSLLTLTAISVDRLLALLLRLRYRRVVTLRRAYITIIVFWVASIIGTLTNFWNPLITSWLLYIETASCLTTTILSYAKIFFTLRHNRTHVRGSFAQRRPSKTISPNIARYRKAVSSALWMEVIFVVCYMPYGIAAALTPQRRMPLSFYLARQFTATLVFLYSSLNPLLFCWKVREVRQAVKDILKQLFCLCC, encoded by the coding sequence ATGGCAGAGGAAAACTTTACTCGCGATAATAATCAGAGTACAATTCAAGAATTGTATTGCTCGGCAGAATTTACCGGAGAAGTACATCAAGAGTTAATCGCCCTTTCAGTGGTAAATATCTTTTTGTCCACAACTGCCgttctggggaacactctgatcctagttgccctACACAGGGCAtcttcacttcatccgccgtccaaactccttTGTCGCAACCTAGCAGCAACTGGCCTCTGTGTTGGTTGCATTGTAGAGCCGCTGCAAGTTTCTTATTGGATATCTGCTGTGGATGAAATATGGAATATTTGCCAGTTTACAGCTGTGGCAAATTATATCACAGGATATATTTTATGTTCAGTGTCCCTACTTACTCTGACTGctataagcgtggacagacttcttgcGCTGTTGCTGCGACTTAGATACAGACGAGTTGTAACTCTGAGGAGAGCATACATAACTATAATTGTGTTTTGGGTAGCGTCCATTATCGGTACTTTAACTAACTTTTGGAATCCTCTCATAACGTCATGGCTGCTGTACATAGAGACAGCTTCGTGCCTTACCACCACAATTTTGTCTTACgcaaaaattttcttcactttGCGTCATAATCGAACTCACGTACGAGGATCTTTTGCTCAGAGACGACCGAGTAAAACAATTTCACCTAACATAGCACGATACAGAAAGGCTGTGTCAAGTGCTTTGTGGATGGAAGTaatatttgttgtttgttatatGCCTTATGGTATAGCCGCAGCTCTGACACCTCAAAGAAGGATGCCTTTATCCTTTTACCTCGCAAGACAATTTACGGCTACTTTGGTCTTTCTATACTCATCCTTAAACCCGCTGCTTTTTTGCTGGAAGGTCAGAGAAGTAAGGCAAGCTGTTAAAGACATACTGAAGCAACTCTTCTGTTTATGTTGTTAG